The following are encoded in a window of Acropora muricata isolate sample 2 unplaced genomic scaffold, ASM3666990v1 scaffold_755, whole genome shotgun sequence genomic DNA:
- the LOC136907985 gene encoding uncharacterized protein has product MSGLSIDLVIEQVLMRSLKTGGGLTRGRGLTEQQRLIWLLSMPACAETNHIMQELTEVQFNTGEQNKDMSKARQIRDMKDTVTILRALAAHNPFSLDTNSKLRNIMNGVSADSNANADTAKSVGEKILSSLNGKLATDYSFKRSAQAVTMASKSSVKIADDQVQVDSQLLFQRLIIACDNSQLEELFQYELCTYPTALFDSPFMLRQPQKPALADALWAKLTPEAKTQPEGKVQHVLDGGALLHRVPWPRGSPTYKVVCDLYCTYVHNKYGRAIVVFDGYNEMSAKAMTQQRRASGKAASTVTFTESMSVTLKKDNLLSNPKNKQRFLSMLSKVLQNVGCITHHANGDADLHIVKTAVESARTSTTVVVGDDTDLLVLLCYHASNDGYDLYFRPELKANARGARVWHMKKVKDQLGEEVCRDLLFLHAITGCDTTSRLYEVGKATALKKLDNVLHFKEQANIFSCHSTVSDVVNAGEKALVSLFGGKPGVCLNALRYQRYFEKLASKTFHIEPQNLPPTAAAAQFHSLRVYLQVKQ; this is encoded by the coding sequence ATGTCTGGATTATCGATAGACCTAGTCATCGAACAGGTCCTTATGAGAAGTCTGAAGACCGGTGGAGGCTTGACCAGAGGGAGGGGCCTAACGGAACAGCAACGTCTCATCTGGCTGTTATCAATGCCTGCGTGTGCCGAAACAAACCACATCATGCAAGAGCTGACGGAAGTTCAGTTCAACACTGGAGAACAGAACAAAGATATGTCTAAGGCAAGACAGATAAGAGATATGAAGGACACAGTGACCATCCTCAGAGCACTGGCTGCCCACAACCCGTTCTCTCTCGACACTAACAGTAAACTAAGAAACATCATGAACGGTGTAAGTGCCGATAGTAATGCGAATGCTGACACAGCCAAGAGTGTCGGGGAGAAGATTCTTTCGTCGTTGAATGGGAAGTTAGCCACAGATTACTCCTTCAAACGAAGCGCCCAGGCAGTCACTATGGCATCAAAGTCCTCCGTGAAGATTGCCGATGACCAAGTACAAGTTGActctcaacttttatttcagCGCCTCATTATCGCCTGTGATAATTCCCAACTTGAAGAATTATTTCAGTACGAGCTCTGCACATATCCCACAGCTCTTTTCGATTCCCCTTTCATGTTAAGGCAGCCACAAAAGCCAGCGCTAGCAGATGCACTATGGGCAAAGCTTACGCCGGAGGCCAAGACGCAGCCTGAGGGGAAAGTACAGCACGTGCTGGACGGAGGTGCTCTTCTCCATCGAGTCCCATGGCCAAGAGGTTCTCCCACTTACAAAGTAGTGTGCGACTTGTATTGCACCTACGTGCATAATAAATACGGAAGAGCAATAGTGGTGTTTGACGGGTACAACGAAATGTCAGCTAAAGCTATGACGCAGCAGAGGCGCGCATCAGGGAAGGCTGCTTCCACTGTCACCTTTACAGAAAGCATGTCTGTAACGTTGAAGAAGGATAACCTTCTCTCGAATCCCAAGAACAAACAACGCTTTCTGTCAATGCTAAGTAAGGTCCTCCAGAATGTAGGATGCATAACACACCACGCAAATGGTGATGCTGACCTTCATATAGTCAAAACCGCTGTAGAGTCTGCCCGAACGAGTACAACGGTTGTAGTTGGGGATGACACAGATTTGCTAGTTCTTCTGTGTTACCATGCTTCCAATGATGGATATGACCTCTACTTCAGACCAGAACTAAAGGCAAATGCGAGAGGTGCGCGCGTCTGGCATATGAAGAAAGTCAAAGACCAGCTGGGCGAGGAAGTTTGCAGAGATCTGCTTTTTCTTCACGCCATCACCGGATGCGACACGACATCACGCCTCTATGAAGTTGGCAAGGCAACAGCCCTGAAGAAATTAGATAATGTACTACACTTTAAGGAACAAGCTAACATCTTCAGCTGTCATTCTACTGTTTCCGACGTTGTCAATGCAGGTGAAAAAGCACTTGTATCACTTTTTGGTGGCAAACCAGGGGTATGTCTTAACGCTCTCAGATATCAGCGTTACTTTGAAAAACTTGCAAGCAAGACGTTTCACATTGAGCCCCAGAATCTGCCTCCAACAGCAGCAGCTGCCCAATTTCACAGCCTGCGCGTCTACCTACAGGTAAAACAGTGA